The Pseudomonas asiatica genome has a segment encoding these proteins:
- a CDS encoding GNAT family N-acetyltransferase, which produces MSSVTLRPVTTQDHAAWLALWQAYLHFYETELTEEVSLNTWQRLLDPNEPTHSALAWVDGKAVGMVNFIYHRSNWSIGNACYLQDLYVDSTQRGLGIGRQLIEHVYAKAKADNCAKVHWLTHETNATAISLYQQVAERSGFIQFRKEF; this is translated from the coding sequence ATGTCCAGCGTTACCCTGCGTCCTGTTACCACCCAAGACCATGCTGCCTGGCTCGCCCTGTGGCAGGCCTACTTGCACTTCTATGAGACCGAATTGACCGAAGAGGTCAGCCTCAACACCTGGCAACGCCTGCTCGACCCGAACGAACCGACCCATTCGGCCCTTGCCTGGGTCGATGGCAAGGCAGTGGGCATGGTCAACTTCATCTACCATCGTTCCAACTGGAGCATCGGAAACGCCTGCTACCTGCAGGACCTGTACGTGGACAGCACACAGCGCGGCCTTGGCATTGGCCGCCAGCTGATCGAGCACGTCTACGCCAAAGCCAAGGCCGACAACTGCGCCAAGGTGCACTGGCTTACCCATGAGACCAACGCCACCGCCATCAGCCTGTACCAACAGGTTGCCGAGCGCTCGGGCTTCATCCAATTCCGCAAAGAGTTCTAA
- a CDS encoding GNAT family N-acetyltransferase, with protein sequence MTDALNWKPAAAPQAEPIDGRFIRLEKLDPARHGDDLWEVLQGPAADPVLWDYLPYGPFTERAAFDRWLEGNAAGRDPLFYTVIDRASGQAQGILSLMSIVPDHGRIEIGHIAFGAAMQRTPRGTEAVYLLGKLGFELGNRRLEWKCNNANARSKRAAERFGFVFEGVFRKHLVVKDHNRDTAWYSITDDEWPALATAFERWLSEENQRPQGQVRTLEDCRRG encoded by the coding sequence ATGACCGACGCATTGAACTGGAAACCCGCCGCAGCCCCCCAGGCCGAGCCCATCGACGGCCGCTTCATCCGCCTGGAAAAGCTCGACCCGGCGCGCCATGGCGACGACCTCTGGGAGGTGCTGCAAGGCCCGGCGGCCGACCCGGTGCTGTGGGACTACCTGCCCTATGGCCCGTTCACCGAACGTGCCGCCTTCGACCGTTGGCTGGAAGGCAACGCCGCTGGCCGCGACCCGCTGTTCTACACCGTCATCGACCGCGCCAGCGGCCAGGCCCAGGGCATCCTGAGCCTGATGTCGATCGTGCCCGACCACGGCCGCATCGAAATCGGCCACATTGCCTTCGGCGCCGCCATGCAGCGTACGCCCAGGGGCACCGAGGCGGTGTACCTGCTGGGTAAGCTGGGCTTCGAGCTGGGCAACCGCCGGCTGGAGTGGAAGTGCAACAACGCCAACGCACGCTCCAAGCGTGCGGCGGAGCGGTTTGGCTTTGTGTTCGAGGGGGTTTTCCGCAAGCACCTGGTGGTGAAGGATCACAACCGGGATACGGCGTGGTATTCGATTACCGATGATGAGTGGCCGGCGCTGGCGACCGCGTTCGAGCGCTGGTTGAGTGAAGAGAACCAGCGGCCGCAAGGCCAGGTGCGGACACTTGAGGACTGCCGTAGGGGGTGA
- a CDS encoding helix-turn-helix transcriptional regulator: protein MTVSIDARGLMIDGVREGIADGTIELGTAVRRLRVEVAKMQQTQFALMCKISVRTLIQIEQGDGNPTLKSLNAVFKPFGLQMGVVRRASPIR, encoded by the coding sequence ATGACGGTTTCCATCGATGCCCGAGGTCTGATGATCGATGGCGTGCGCGAAGGTATTGCCGACGGCACAATCGAGCTGGGTACTGCCGTTCGCCGCCTGCGCGTAGAAGTTGCAAAGATGCAGCAGACCCAGTTTGCGCTGATGTGCAAGATTTCCGTGCGAACGCTCATTCAGATCGAGCAGGGGGACGGTAACCCCACGCTCAAATCGTTGAACGCGGTATTCAAACCGTTCGGTTTGCAGATGGGCGTCGTCAGGCGTGCGAGCCCGATCAGATAA
- a CDS encoding type II toxin-antitoxin system HipA family toxin has product MYRLTLQLHDQGKWHDAIAIAFAEPERSLSSPCEFGYTSNYVKTNLHAYDSLFSQAASAKLPVDFGSHRLPHAPAFLYDIAPAGAAKRFLLRHIGREKPAGMGEDLFLLGRSTPAPIGNMRIRESAELLDLADPIGFTRQDVIVRDQRFLEYAYEQGAAIGGATGAGGEAPKLLMTEDENGQLYPDAVLADERACRHWFIKFARHQALADDQEILRAEYLYYRALQQLGIETVASEHMALEEGAKPSLWMERFDRQVTDQGVQRFAVESMYSLCGVTEPGSRMGHLEVIETLVGLWKMAGQGKEVPDLIADYLRRDLINKILGNADNHGRNTAIIRTRDTVRLAPIYDLAPMVMDQEGVTRTTKWPALIERAGEIDWQAACVALAEFIDPDEAYQRLRQEARHLLALPDILSGLGLPEAVMNHPAIALGKLERRMAEWGLA; this is encoded by the coding sequence ATGTACCGACTCACGCTCCAATTACATGACCAAGGTAAATGGCATGATGCTATTGCCATCGCCTTCGCCGAACCGGAAAGAAGCCTCTCCAGTCCTTGCGAGTTCGGATACACATCCAACTACGTCAAGACCAATCTGCATGCGTACGACAGCCTGTTCAGCCAGGCGGCCAGTGCCAAGCTCCCGGTGGACTTTGGCTCTCATCGTCTACCGCATGCTCCTGCATTCCTTTACGACATCGCGCCTGCAGGGGCTGCGAAGCGTTTTCTGCTGAGGCATATCGGTCGTGAAAAACCGGCAGGCATGGGGGAAGACTTGTTTCTGCTAGGGCGCTCCACCCCAGCTCCGATTGGCAATATGCGCATCAGGGAGTCGGCTGAGTTACTGGACCTTGCGGACCCCATCGGTTTTACCCGCCAGGACGTCATCGTTCGCGATCAACGTTTTCTGGAGTACGCCTACGAGCAGGGTGCGGCCATAGGTGGCGCGACAGGCGCCGGTGGAGAGGCGCCAAAGCTGCTGATGACCGAAGATGAAAACGGCCAGCTGTACCCGGACGCGGTGCTTGCGGATGAGAGGGCCTGTCGCCATTGGTTCATCAAGTTCGCCAGGCACCAGGCCTTGGCCGATGATCAGGAGATCCTGCGGGCCGAGTACCTCTATTACAGGGCGTTGCAGCAGCTTGGCATCGAGACGGTGGCCAGTGAACACATGGCGCTGGAAGAGGGAGCCAAGCCCAGCCTGTGGATGGAACGCTTTGACCGTCAGGTTACCGATCAGGGAGTACAGCGGTTTGCCGTGGAATCGATGTATTCCTTGTGTGGTGTAACCGAACCCGGTAGCCGGATGGGGCATTTGGAGGTGATCGAGACGCTCGTTGGCTTGTGGAAGATGGCCGGGCAGGGTAAAGAGGTGCCTGATCTGATCGCGGATTACCTGCGGCGCGACCTGATCAACAAGATCCTGGGTAACGCCGATAACCATGGACGTAATACAGCGATCATTCGTACCCGCGACACGGTGCGTCTTGCACCCATTTACGACTTGGCACCGATGGTGATGGATCAGGAAGGAGTAACCAGAACGACGAAGTGGCCCGCTTTGATCGAAAGAGCAGGCGAAATCGACTGGCAAGCAGCCTGTGTTGCGCTGGCCGAATTCATCGATCCGGATGAGGCTTACCAGCGTCTGCGTCAGGAGGCCCGGCACCTATTGGCATTGCCCGATATCTTGTCCGGCCTTGGGCTCCCGGAGGCAGTGATGAATCACCCGGCGATTGCGCTGGGCAAGCTCGAGCGCCGGATGGCGGAGTGGGGGTTGGCATGA
- the oadA gene encoding sodium-extruding oxaloacetate decarboxylase subunit alpha, protein MSKKIHVTDTILRDAHQSLLATRMRTEDMLPICDKLDKVGYWSLEVWGGATFDACVRFLKEDPWERLRKLRAALPNTRLQMLLRGQNLLGYRHYSDDVVKAFVAKAAVNGIDVFRIFDAMNDVRNLRVAIEAVKAAGKHAQGTIAYTTSPVHTIEAFVKQAKQMEAMGCDSVAIKDMAGLLTPFATGELVKALKAEQSLPVFIHSHDTAGLAAMCQLKAVENGADHIDTAISSFAWGTSHPGTESMVAALKGSEFDTGLDLELLQEIGLYFYAVRKKYHQFESEFTAVDTRVQVNQVPGGMISNLANQLKEQGALNRMNEVLAEIPRVREDLGFPPLVTPTSQIVGTQAFFNVLAGERYKTITNEVKLYLQGGYGKAPGVVNEQLRRQAIGSEEVIDVRPADLLKPEMAKLRADIGALARCEEDVLTFAMFPDIGRKFLEEREAGTLTPEVLLPIPEAGAVASHSGEGVPTEFVIDVHGETYRVDITGVGVKAEGKRHFYLSIDGMPEEVVFEPLNEFVGGGSSKRKQASAPGHVSTTMPGNIVDVLVKEGDMVKTGQAVLITEAMKMETEVQAGIAGKVVAIHVAKGDRVTPGEILIEIEG, encoded by the coding sequence ATGTCCAAGAAAATTCACGTAACCGACACGATCCTGCGCGACGCCCACCAGTCCCTGCTGGCCACCCGCATGCGTACCGAAGACATGCTGCCGATCTGCGACAAGCTCGACAAGGTCGGCTACTGGTCGCTGGAAGTCTGGGGTGGCGCCACCTTCGACGCCTGCGTGCGCTTCCTCAAGGAAGACCCGTGGGAGCGCCTGCGCAAGCTGCGCGCGGCACTGCCCAACACCCGCCTGCAAATGCTGCTGCGCGGCCAGAACCTGCTGGGCTACCGCCACTACAGCGACGATGTGGTCAAGGCGTTCGTCGCCAAGGCAGCGGTCAACGGTATCGACGTGTTCCGCATCTTCGATGCGATGAACGACGTGCGTAACCTGCGCGTGGCCATTGAAGCGGTCAAGGCGGCCGGCAAGCATGCCCAGGGCACCATCGCCTACACCACCAGCCCGGTACACACCATCGAAGCCTTCGTGAAGCAGGCCAAGCAGATGGAAGCCATGGGTTGCGACTCGGTGGCGATCAAGGACATGGCCGGCCTGCTGACCCCGTTCGCCACCGGCGAACTGGTCAAGGCGTTGAAGGCCGAGCAGTCGCTGCCGGTGTTCATCCACTCCCACGACACTGCCGGCCTGGCCGCAATGTGCCAGCTGAAGGCTGTGGAAAACGGCGCCGATCACATCGACACCGCCATCTCCAGCTTCGCCTGGGGCACCAGCCACCCGGGTACAGAGTCGATGGTTGCCGCGCTCAAGGGCAGCGAATTCGATACCGGCCTGGACCTGGAGCTGCTGCAGGAAATCGGCCTGTACTTCTATGCCGTGCGCAAGAAGTACCACCAGTTCGAAAGCGAGTTCACCGCCGTGGACACTCGCGTGCAGGTCAACCAGGTACCGGGCGGCATGATTTCCAACCTGGCCAACCAGCTCAAGGAGCAGGGCGCCCTCAACCGCATGAACGAAGTGCTTGCCGAGATCCCGCGCGTGCGTGAAGACCTCGGCTTCCCACCGCTGGTAACCCCGACCTCGCAGATCGTCGGTACCCAGGCGTTCTTCAACGTGCTGGCCGGCGAGCGCTACAAGACCATCACCAACGAGGTGAAGCTGTACCTGCAAGGCGGTTACGGCAAGGCTCCGGGCGTGGTCAACGAGCAGCTGCGCCGTCAGGCGATCGGCAGTGAAGAAGTGATCGACGTGCGCCCGGCCGACCTGCTGAAGCCGGAAATGGCCAAGCTGCGTGCCGATATTGGCGCCCTGGCCCGTTGCGAAGAAGACGTGCTGACTTTCGCCATGTTCCCGGACATTGGCCGTAAGTTCCTCGAAGAACGCGAAGCCGGCACCCTGACCCCTGAAGTCCTGCTGCCAATTCCTGAAGCGGGCGCAGTGGCGTCTCATAGCGGTGAAGGCGTACCGACCGAGTTCGTCATCGACGTGCACGGCGAAACCTACCGCGTCGACATCACCGGTGTGGGCGTGAAGGCCGAAGGCAAGCGCCACTTCTACCTGTCGATCGACGGCATGCCGGAAGAAGTGGTGTTCGAGCCGCTCAACGAATTCGTCGGCGGCGGCAGCAGCAAGCGCAAGCAGGCCAGTGCCCCGGGCCATGTCAGCACCACCATGCCAGGCAACATCGTCGATGTGCTGGTCAAGGAAGGCGACATGGTCAAGACCGGCCAGGCCGTGCTGATCACCGAAGCCATGAAGATGGAGACCGAAGTGCAGGCGGGTATCGCTGGCAAGGTCGTGGCCATCCACGTGGCCAAGGGCGACCGCGTGACACCGGGCGAGATCCTGATCGAGATCGAAGGCTGA
- a CDS encoding acetyl-CoA carboxylase biotin carboxylase subunit codes for MIKKILIANRGEIAVRIVRACAEMGIRSVAIYSDADRHALHVKRADEAHSIGAEPLAGYLNPRKLVNLAVETGCDALHPGYGFLSENAELAEICAERGIKFIGPAAEVIRRMGDKTEARRTMIAAGVPVTPGTEGNVADIHEALSEGDRIGYPVMLKATSGGGGRGIRRCNSREELEQNFPRVISEATKAFGSAEVFLEKCIVNPKHIEAQILGDSFGNVVHLFERDCSIQRRNQKLIEIAPSPQLTPEQRAYIGDLAVRAAKAVNYENAGTVEFLLADGEVYFMEMNTRVQVEHTITEEITGIDIVREQIRIASGLPLSVKQEDIQHRGYALQFRINAEDPKNNFLPSFGKITRYYAPGGPGVRTDTAIYTGYTIPPFYDSMCLKLVVWALTWEEAMDRGLRALDDMRVQGVKTTAAYYQEILRNPEFRSGQFNTSFVESHPELTNYSIKRKPEELALAIAAAIAAHAGL; via the coding sequence GTGATAAAAAAAATCCTGATCGCCAACCGAGGTGAAATTGCAGTTCGGATCGTGCGTGCCTGCGCCGAGATGGGCATTCGCTCGGTGGCGATCTATTCCGACGCCGACCGCCACGCGTTGCACGTCAAGCGCGCCGACGAAGCCCACAGCATTGGTGCCGAGCCGCTGGCCGGTTACCTGAACCCGCGCAAGCTGGTGAACCTGGCTGTGGAAACCGGCTGTGATGCCCTGCACCCGGGCTATGGTTTCCTGTCGGAAAACGCTGAACTGGCAGAGATCTGCGCCGAGCGCGGGATCAAGTTCATCGGCCCGGCCGCCGAGGTCATTCGCCGCATGGGCGACAAGACCGAAGCACGCCGCACCATGATCGCCGCCGGTGTACCGGTAACCCCGGGTACCGAAGGCAACGTTGCCGATATTCACGAAGCCCTGAGTGAAGGTGACCGCATCGGTTACCCGGTCATGCTCAAAGCCACTTCTGGTGGTGGTGGCCGTGGTATTCGCCGTTGCAACAGCCGTGAAGAACTGGAACAGAACTTCCCCCGCGTCATCTCCGAGGCTACCAAGGCCTTTGGTTCTGCGGAAGTGTTCCTGGAAAAGTGCATCGTCAACCCCAAGCACATCGAGGCGCAGATCCTCGGTGACAGCTTTGGCAACGTCGTGCACCTGTTCGAGCGCGACTGCTCGATCCAGCGCCGCAACCAGAAGCTCATCGAAATCGCCCCGAGCCCACAGCTCACCCCCGAACAGCGCGCCTACATCGGCGACCTGGCGGTGCGTGCGGCCAAGGCAGTGAACTACGAGAACGCCGGTACCGTGGAGTTCCTGCTCGCCGATGGCGAGGTGTACTTCATGGAAATGAACACCCGGGTGCAGGTGGAACACACCATCACCGAGGAAATCACCGGTATCGACATCGTCCGTGAGCAGATCCGCATTGCCTCGGGCCTGCCGCTGTCGGTCAAGCAGGAAGACATCCAGCACCGCGGTTACGCGCTGCAGTTCCGCATCAACGCCGAAGACCCGAAGAACAACTTCCTGCCCAGCTTCGGCAAGATCACCCGTTACTACGCCCCCGGCGGCCCGGGCGTGCGTACCGACACGGCGATCTACACCGGCTACACCATTCCGCCGTTCTACGACTCCATGTGCCTGAAACTGGTGGTGTGGGCGTTGACCTGGGAAGAAGCCATGGACCGCGGCCTGCGGGCCCTGGACGACATGCGCGTGCAAGGGGTGAAGACCACCGCCGCGTACTACCAGGAAATCCTGCGCAATCCCGAATTCCGTAGCGGCCAGTTCAACACCAGCTTCGTCGAAAGCCACCCGGAACTGACCAACTACTCGATCAAGCGCAAACCCGAAGAGCTGGCCCTGGCCATCGCCGCCGCCATCGCCGCCCACGCAGGCCTGTGA